Proteins found in one Misgurnus anguillicaudatus chromosome 3, ASM2758022v2, whole genome shotgun sequence genomic segment:
- the LOC129445241 gene encoding adhesion G protein-coupled receptor E3, translating to MCFCKTGLASVAFMSFSTMQDLLKPDFFNTSEDTTKTMMSTVISATLPKTPNTTLTKPVNFTLKHIGKFESEGNLSCVYWNISEWIVDGCSIVQTNSSHTVCLCVHLSTFAVIMQTSRRPTKDDPLMELLNLVLVIVGLVFTSLALLTFAFCRWKPGVNNVARINLCISLLSAHLLFLLTQQFINLIKPHKELCAVISGALHFFFLSCFVWMFIEAVLLFICVKNLSQISSKQRAVLNSGFLIVIGYVIAFVIVGVSVGLVPEGYGSKQCWINVDKGFIWSFLGPVCFILAINMILFISIITSLNSALKKLNAKVSRTKQTKIMVFKTLAQSVILGCPWILGFFTDMNKMMEILFLILNSQQGTFIFLIHCVLNDEVRQQYVKWMGVLSPGLTPRTIKNASQKTLRSSLSISN from the exons ATGTGTTTCTGTAAAACAGGATTGGCTTCTGTAGCTTTCATGAGCTTCAGCACAATGCAGGACCTACTGAAACCAGACTTCTTCAACACATCGGAAGACACAACTAAAACCATGATGTCCACTGTCATCTCAGCTACTCTTCCTAAAACCCCCAACACAACCCTAACCAAGCCAGTCAACTTCACCCTCAAACACATTGGA aaatttGAATCTGAAGGAAATCTTTCCTGTGTGTACTGGAACATCAGTGAGTGGATTGTAGATGGTTGTTCTATTGTACAGACCAACAGCAGCcacactgtgtgtttgtgtgttcatCTGTCAACATTCGCTGTCATCATGCAAACCAGCAGAAGACCAACAAAG GATGATCCTCTGATGGAGTTGTTGAATTTGGTGCTTGTGATCGTGGGTCTGGTGTTTACTAGTTTGGCTCTGTTGACTTTTGCTTTCTGTCGATGGAAACCTGGAGTGAACAATGTAGCTCGAATCAACCTCTGCATCAGTCTGCTGTCTGCTCATCTTCTGTTCTTACTCACACAACAATTCATCAATCTCATAAAACCTCATAAG GAGTTGTGTGCTGTGATATCAGGAGCTCTTCACTTCTTCTTTCTCTCCTGCTTTGTGTGGATGTTCATTGAAGCTGTGCTGCTCTTCATCTGTGTGAAGAACCTATCACAGATCAGCTCCAAACAGAGGGCGGTGCTTAACAGTGGATTCTTGATTGTGATTGGATATGTTATTGCTTTTGTTATAGTGGGTGTGTCTGTTGGACTGGTTCCTGAAGGTTATGGCAGTAAACA ATGCTGGATTAATGTGGATAAAGGCTTCATCTGGAGTTTTCTGGGACCTGTTTGCTTCATTCTTGCA ATAAACATGATTCTCTTCATCAGTATCATCACCAGTCTGAACTCAGCTCTTAAAAAGCTCAATGCTAAAGTTTCACGGACGAAACAAACCAA gattATGGTTTTTAAAACTCTGGCCCAATCTGTGATTCTTGGTTGTCCCTGGATTCTTGGTTTCTTCACGGATATGAATAAGATGATGGAGATTCTGTTTCTGATCTTAAACTCACAGCAAGGAACCTTCATCTTCCTCATACACTGTGTCCTCAATGATGAG GTCAGACAGCAGTATGTAAAGTGGATGGGTGTTCTCTCTCCTGGACTCACACCCAGAACCATTAAAAATGCCTCACAGAAAACATTGAGGAGCAGTCTGTCCATATCCAATTAA